The following proteins come from a genomic window of Microbacterium sulfonylureivorans:
- the glmS gene encoding glutamine--fructose-6-phosphate transaminase (isomerizing) has protein sequence MCGIVGYVGPRQSQAILIAGLARLEYRGYDSAGIAVIDAGGDLGMRKRAGKLGVLRDDLKSAPLADGTTGIGHTRWATHGGPTDDNAHPHLADDDKLAVIHNGIIENFAELKDELVSDGYTFRSQTDTEVAAVLLGREYRASGDLVSAFRAVVSRLEGAFTLLAMHEEQPGLVVGARRNSPLVIGLGEGENFLGSDVAAFVEHTRSALAIGQDQIVAITPAGVEVTDFDGNTVEVEPFEVTWDASAADKGGWSSFMAKEVSEEPEAVANTLRGRLRDGEVVIPELDGLDELFAGISRIIIIACGTAAYAGQVGKYAIEQWTRVPVDVELAHEFRYRDPVIGPDTLVVSISQSGETMDTLMAVKYARDRGAKTLSICNTQGATIPRESDAIVYTHAGPEVAVASTKAFVAQITALYLMGLHVGRVRGVVSAADAAAHVRELEAIPAKISQILEREQPRIEQLAHWMADTRSVLFLGRHVGYPIALEGALKLKELAYIHAEGFAAGELKHGPIALIEPGQPVFVIVPSPRKSVEMHKKVVSSIEEIRARGARVIAIAEEGDAAVLPVADEVLRIPLAGPFFEPLLAVVPLHIFAMGLATAKGLDVDQPRNLAKSVTVE, from the coding sequence ATGTGTGGAATCGTCGGATACGTGGGCCCGCGGCAGAGTCAGGCCATCCTCATCGCCGGCCTCGCGCGGCTCGAGTACCGCGGCTACGACTCGGCCGGCATCGCGGTCATCGACGCCGGCGGCGATCTCGGCATGCGCAAGCGCGCCGGCAAGCTGGGCGTCCTCCGCGACGACCTGAAGTCCGCGCCTCTCGCCGACGGCACGACGGGCATCGGCCACACCCGCTGGGCAACGCACGGCGGGCCCACCGACGACAACGCCCACCCGCACCTCGCCGACGACGACAAGCTCGCCGTCATCCACAACGGCATCATCGAGAACTTCGCCGAGCTCAAGGACGAGCTCGTCTCGGACGGCTACACCTTCCGCAGCCAGACCGACACCGAGGTCGCCGCCGTGCTCCTCGGCCGCGAGTACCGCGCATCGGGCGACCTGGTGTCGGCGTTCCGCGCCGTCGTCTCGCGTCTCGAGGGCGCCTTCACGCTCCTCGCGATGCACGAGGAGCAGCCCGGACTCGTCGTCGGCGCCCGCCGCAACTCGCCGTTGGTCATCGGCCTCGGCGAGGGCGAGAACTTCCTCGGCTCCGACGTCGCGGCGTTCGTCGAACACACCCGCAGCGCCCTCGCGATCGGCCAGGACCAGATCGTCGCGATCACGCCCGCCGGCGTCGAGGTGACCGACTTCGACGGCAACACCGTCGAGGTCGAGCCGTTCGAGGTGACCTGGGACGCCTCTGCCGCAGACAAGGGCGGCTGGTCGTCCTTCATGGCCAAGGAGGTCTCGGAGGAGCCCGAGGCCGTGGCCAACACCCTGCGCGGCCGCCTGCGCGACGGCGAGGTCGTCATCCCCGAGCTGGACGGCCTCGACGAGCTGTTCGCCGGGATCTCGCGCATCATCATCATCGCGTGCGGCACGGCGGCGTACGCCGGCCAGGTCGGCAAGTACGCGATCGAGCAGTGGACGCGCGTGCCCGTCGACGTCGAGCTCGCGCACGAGTTTCGCTACCGCGACCCGGTCATCGGTCCCGACACCCTTGTGGTCTCGATCAGCCAGTCCGGCGAGACGATGGACACGTTGATGGCCGTCAAGTACGCGCGCGACCGCGGGGCGAAGACGCTGTCGATCTGCAATACGCAGGGCGCGACCATCCCGCGCGAGTCCGACGCGATCGTCTACACGCACGCCGGCCCCGAGGTGGCTGTCGCCTCGACGAAGGCGTTCGTCGCCCAGATCACCGCGCTCTACCTGATGGGTCTGCACGTCGGTCGTGTCCGCGGAGTCGTCTCCGCAGCGGATGCCGCCGCCCACGTCCGTGAGCTCGAGGCCATCCCCGCCAAGATCTCGCAGATCCTCGAGCGCGAGCAGCCGCGCATCGAGCAGCTCGCCCACTGGATGGCCGACACCCGATCGGTACTGTTCCTCGGCCGCCACGTCGGCTACCCGATCGCCCTGGAGGGCGCGCTCAAGCTCAAGGAGCTCGCCTACATCCACGCCGAGGGCTTCGCCGCGGGCGAGCTCAAGCACGGCCCGATCGCGCTCATCGAGCCCGGTCAGCCGGTGTTCGTGATCGTCCCGTCGCCGCGCAAGTCGGTGGAGATGCACAAGAAGGTCGTGTCGAGCATCGAGGAGATCCGCGCTCGGGGCGCCCGCGTGATCGCGATCGCCGAAGAGGGCGACGCCGCCGTGCTGCCCGTCGCCGACGAGGTGCTGCGCATCCCGCTCGCCGGGCCCTTCTTCGAGCCGCTCCTGGCCGTCGTGCCCCTGCACATCTTCGCGATGGGCCTCGCGACAGCGAAGGGCCTCGACGTCGACCAGCCGCGCAACCTCGCGAAGTCCGTCACGGTCGAGTAG
- the tsaD gene encoding tRNA (adenosine(37)-N6)-threonylcarbamoyltransferase complex transferase subunit TsaD, with protein MNRFEPLVLGIETSCDETGIGIVRGRTLLSNTIASSMDEHARYGGVVPEVAARAHLEALEPAIRAALAESGVALSDIDAVAVTSGPGLAGALMVGVGAAKALAVSLQKPLYAVNHLVGHIAADILDADAPPLEYPTVALLVSGGHTSLLLVRDLTTDVELLGETMDDAAGEAFDKVARLLGLPYPGGPEIDRAAASGDPKAIPFPRGLSRASDMAAHRYDFSFSGLKTAVARWVEQREAAGESVPVADVAASFREAVVDVLVTKALAACRDHGVPRLLLGGGVIANRRLRDVAIERAAAEGVTVRIPPLSLCTDNGAMIAALASELVMSGRPPSTLGFGADSTLPVSEIQVAEDAA; from the coding sequence ATGAACCGGTTCGAGCCCCTCGTGCTGGGGATCGAGACGAGCTGCGACGAGACGGGCATCGGCATCGTGCGCGGTCGCACGCTGCTGTCGAACACGATCGCAAGCTCGATGGACGAGCACGCCCGCTACGGCGGGGTGGTGCCCGAGGTGGCGGCCCGCGCCCATCTCGAGGCCCTCGAGCCCGCGATCCGCGCGGCGCTGGCCGAGTCCGGCGTCGCGCTGTCCGACATCGACGCCGTCGCGGTGACGTCGGGTCCGGGGCTCGCCGGCGCCCTGATGGTCGGCGTGGGTGCCGCCAAGGCCCTCGCCGTCTCCCTGCAGAAGCCGCTCTACGCGGTGAACCACCTCGTCGGCCACATCGCGGCCGACATCCTGGATGCCGACGCTCCGCCCCTCGAGTACCCCACGGTCGCGCTGCTGGTCTCGGGCGGCCATACGTCCCTGCTGCTGGTGCGCGACCTCACGACCGACGTCGAGCTGCTCGGCGAGACGATGGACGACGCGGCGGGCGAGGCCTTCGACAAGGTCGCCCGGCTGCTCGGGCTGCCGTACCCGGGCGGTCCCGAGATCGACCGGGCCGCGGCATCCGGAGACCCGAAGGCGATCCCGTTCCCGCGGGGCCTCTCACGGGCGAGCGACATGGCGGCCCACCGCTACGACTTCTCCTTCTCGGGGCTGAAGACCGCTGTCGCACGGTGGGTCGAGCAGCGCGAGGCGGCGGGCGAGTCCGTGCCCGTGGCGGATGTCGCGGCGAGCTTCCGCGAGGCCGTCGTCGACGTCCTCGTGACCAAGGCGCTCGCCGCGTGCCGCGATCACGGCGTTCCCCGCCTGCTGCTCGGCGGCGGCGTCATCGCCAATCGGCGCCTGCGCGACGTCGCGATCGAGCGCGCCGCGGCCGAGGGGGTCACGGTGCGGATCCCCCCGCTGTCGCTGTGCACCGACAACGGGGCGATGATCGCCGCGCTCGCGTCCGAGCTCGTCATGTCGGGCAGGCCGCCGTCGACGCTCGGGTTCGGGGCGGACTCGACGCTGCCGGTGAGCGAGATCCAGGTCGCCGAGGACGCCGCGTGA
- a CDS encoding holo-ACP synthase encodes MIVGIGVDLVDIARFERTLERTPRLLQRLFSPRERELKPRSLAARYAAKEALIKALGGSDGVHWTEIEITPEASGRPWFTLSGSTEAVVAARGITTIHLSMSHDAGFATAYVVAESDPAATEVAR; translated from the coding sequence GTGATCGTCGGGATCGGCGTCGACCTGGTCGACATCGCCCGCTTCGAGCGCACGCTCGAGCGGACGCCCCGCCTGCTCCAGAGGCTGTTCTCACCGAGGGAGCGCGAGCTCAAGCCGCGCTCGCTGGCGGCGCGCTACGCCGCCAAGGAAGCCCTCATCAAGGCGCTCGGCGGGTCGGACGGCGTGCACTGGACGGAGATCGAGATCACGCCCGAGGCATCCGGTCGTCCGTGGTTCACGTTGAGCGGGTCGACCGAAGCCGTCGTCGCAGCGCGGGGGATCACGACGATCCACCTGTCGATGTCGCACGACGCGGGCTTCGCGACCGCGTACGTCGTGGCCGAATCCGATCCGGCTGCGACGGAGGTCGCGCGATGA
- a CDS encoding class I SAM-dependent methyltransferase: protein MEMAELTALLTPDGLRLLDALPVMDSAAEVARTVTRLRKEGHSPDLVSAVVTQARLRERAASKFGPFAERMLFTRAGLEQATRLPIAARHAGRLRDAGLSRVADLGCGIGGDALGMAGLGLQVEAVDADEVTAALAAFNLAPFGDAVTVSHGMAESTSLDGIDGVWLDPARRTAGHSETKRTKPEDWSPSLGWAFDVATRLPTGIKLGPGLDRDLIPDALEAQWVSADGSTVELVLWSGALARDGVRRAALVMRGDDAHELTAPADALDEPVRELGAFVHEPDGAVIRARLIGDVARSLQAGMLDEHVAYLTSDAALTSPFVTSFRVQEALPLKVPTINAALRARGIGRIEIKKRGVDVDPAQFRRKLVLRGDEEATLILARIGARRVAILADRVSR from the coding sequence GTGGAGATGGCCGAACTGACAGCGCTGCTGACCCCTGACGGTCTGCGCCTGCTCGATGCGCTTCCCGTGATGGATTCGGCCGCCGAGGTCGCGCGAACCGTGACCCGCCTGCGCAAGGAGGGCCACTCCCCCGACCTCGTATCTGCCGTCGTGACCCAGGCGCGGCTGCGCGAGCGGGCCGCCTCGAAGTTCGGCCCGTTCGCCGAGCGGATGCTGTTCACGCGCGCCGGTCTCGAGCAGGCGACGCGGCTGCCGATCGCCGCGCGGCACGCCGGCCGGCTCCGAGATGCCGGGCTCTCTCGGGTCGCCGACCTCGGATGCGGGATCGGCGGGGACGCGCTCGGGATGGCCGGACTCGGTCTGCAGGTCGAGGCAGTCGACGCCGACGAGGTGACGGCCGCCCTTGCGGCGTTCAACCTCGCGCCGTTCGGCGACGCCGTGACCGTGAGCCACGGCATGGCCGAGTCGACGAGCCTCGACGGGATCGACGGCGTCTGGCTCGATCCGGCCCGGCGCACCGCGGGCCACTCCGAGACGAAGCGCACGAAGCCCGAAGACTGGTCGCCCTCGCTGGGCTGGGCCTTCGACGTCGCGACGCGGCTCCCGACGGGGATCAAGCTCGGTCCCGGGCTCGACCGCGACCTGATCCCGGATGCCCTGGAGGCGCAGTGGGTGAGCGCCGACGGATCGACGGTGGAGCTCGTGCTGTGGTCGGGCGCGCTCGCGCGCGATGGCGTGCGGCGCGCGGCGCTCGTCATGCGCGGCGACGACGCGCACGAGCTGACGGCACCTGCGGATGCCCTGGACGAGCCGGTGCGCGAGCTCGGCGCCTTCGTGCACGAGCCCGACGGTGCCGTGATCCGCGCCCGGCTCATCGGCGACGTGGCGAGGTCGCTCCAGGCCGGCATGCTCGACGAGCACGTCGCCTACCTCACCTCGGACGCCGCACTGACGAGCCCGTTCGTCACGTCGTTCCGGGTGCAGGAGGCGCTGCCCCTCAAGGTCCCCACGATCAACGCCGCGCTGCGCGCCCGCGGCATCGGACGGATCGAGATCAAGAAGCGGGGGGTCGATGTCGATCCGGCGCAGTTCCGACGCAAGCTCGTGCTCCGCGGCGACGAGGAGGCGACGCTCATCCTTGCGCGGATCGGCGCGCGCCGCGTCGCGATCCTCGCGGACCGGGTCAGCCGATGA
- the alr gene encoding alanine racemase translates to MTRMPAGVMREATIDVGAIEDNVRHLRRLTGSEVIAVVKADGYGHGAVRSAVAALAGGASRLGVADIGEAIALRRAGIDAPIVAWLHAPGTSFAEAASHGIELGISSFEQLLAAAAAASADRPVVVHLKLETGLSRNGIAPADQRVVFAEAARLERIGRLRVVALFSHLSNASSDDDRAALRAFEDAVGLAATLGLAPPLRHLAATHAAIELPETRLGCVRIGIGMYGLSPFGDRSSADLGLRPAMTLRGAVAAVRRVPAGQGVSYGYDFRAERETTLALVPLGYADGVPRQASGAGPVAIGGRRFTVAGRIAMDQFMVDVGDAPVAVGDEVVLFGDPTLGAPAADEWAAAAHTINYEVVTRIGPRVPRRQVSA, encoded by the coding sequence ATGACCCGGATGCCCGCCGGTGTGATGCGCGAGGCGACGATCGACGTCGGCGCCATCGAGGACAACGTGCGCCACCTCCGCCGCCTGACAGGGTCCGAGGTGATCGCGGTCGTCAAGGCCGACGGCTACGGACACGGAGCCGTGCGGTCGGCCGTCGCCGCGCTCGCCGGCGGGGCGTCGCGTCTGGGCGTCGCCGACATCGGCGAGGCGATCGCCCTCCGGCGCGCCGGCATCGACGCTCCGATCGTAGCGTGGCTGCACGCCCCGGGCACGTCGTTCGCCGAGGCGGCTTCGCACGGGATCGAGCTCGGCATCTCGAGCTTCGAGCAGCTCCTGGCCGCCGCGGCCGCGGCATCGGCCGACCGTCCCGTCGTGGTCCATCTCAAACTCGAGACGGGCCTGTCCCGCAACGGCATCGCGCCGGCCGATCAGCGCGTCGTGTTCGCCGAGGCCGCGCGCCTCGAGCGGATCGGGCGGCTGCGAGTGGTCGCTCTCTTCAGCCACCTCTCCAACGCGTCCTCCGACGACGACCGTGCGGCGCTGCGGGCGTTCGAGGACGCAGTGGGCCTCGCCGCGACCCTCGGCCTCGCGCCCCCGCTGCGTCATCTCGCGGCGACGCACGCCGCCATCGAGCTGCCGGAGACGCGGCTCGGGTGCGTGCGCATCGGCATCGGCATGTACGGCCTGTCGCCGTTCGGCGACCGCAGCTCGGCCGACCTGGGCCTCCGCCCGGCCATGACGCTCCGCGGGGCGGTCGCGGCCGTCCGGCGGGTGCCGGCGGGACAGGGGGTGTCGTACGGGTACGACTTCCGAGCGGAGCGCGAGACGACCCTCGCGCTCGTGCCGCTGGGCTACGCCGACGGCGTGCCGCGGCAGGCGTCGGGCGCGGGTCCGGTCGCGATCGGCGGTCGCCGCTTCACCGTCGCCGGCCGTATCGCGATGGACCAGTTCATGGTCGACGTCGGCGACGCCCCGGTCGCCGTCGGCGACGAGGTCGTGCTGTTCGGCGACCCGACCCTGGGCGCTCCGGCGGCCGACGAGTGGGCCGCCGCCGCGCACACGATCAATTACGAGGTCGTCACGCGAATCGGCCCCAGGGTGCCCCGCAGGCAGGTGTCGGCGTGA
- a CDS encoding Ppx/GppA phosphatase family protein yields MRLGVLDIGSNTVHLLVADVRPGGRPLAATSQRTVLRLMRYLGPDGEIIPEGVKALVAAVTQARKVAAKEKVDELLATATSAVREAANGPEVIALIEEALGQPLQVLGGETEARYTFLAVRRWFGWAAGQILLFDIGGGSLEIAAGADELPEAAASLPLGAGRMTVRFLPDDPPGEPAVELLREHARATLAPVAAQFGALARPDHVVGSSKAIRSLAKLVGYPVPGWSGIERMLLPRASLGSWIPRLAKIPASARQELPGITPDRTFQIVAGAVVLHEAMLALDVDELEVSPWALREGVLLRYIESLSWSAPSA; encoded by the coding sequence GTGCGCCTGGGAGTCCTCGACATCGGATCGAACACCGTCCACCTGCTCGTCGCCGATGTGAGGCCGGGGGGTCGGCCGCTCGCCGCCACGAGCCAGCGGACCGTACTGCGGCTCATGCGCTACCTCGGACCGGACGGCGAGATCATCCCCGAGGGCGTGAAGGCGCTCGTCGCCGCCGTCACGCAGGCGCGCAAGGTCGCGGCGAAGGAGAAGGTCGACGAGCTGCTGGCCACCGCGACCTCGGCCGTCCGCGAGGCTGCCAACGGCCCCGAGGTCATCGCCCTCATCGAAGAGGCCCTCGGCCAGCCGCTCCAGGTGCTGGGCGGCGAGACCGAGGCCCGCTACACGTTCCTCGCCGTCCGCCGATGGTTCGGCTGGGCCGCCGGCCAGATCCTGCTGTTCGACATCGGCGGCGGCTCGCTCGAGATCGCGGCCGGAGCGGACGAGCTGCCGGAGGCCGCGGCATCCCTCCCGCTCGGAGCGGGCCGCATGACCGTGCGGTTCCTCCCCGACGATCCGCCCGGCGAACCCGCCGTCGAGCTGCTGCGCGAGCACGCGCGAGCCACGCTCGCGCCCGTGGCCGCGCAGTTCGGCGCCCTCGCGCGCCCGGATCACGTCGTGGGGTCGTCCAAGGCGATCCGCTCGCTCGCGAAGCTCGTCGGCTACCCGGTCCCCGGCTGGTCGGGGATCGAGCGGATGCTGCTCCCCCGCGCCTCCCTCGGCTCGTGGATCCCGCGGCTGGCGAAGATCCCGGCGTCCGCCCGCCAGGAGCTGCCGGGCATCACCCCCGATCGGACGTTCCAGATCGTCGCGGGAGCCGTCGTGCTGCACGAGGCGATGCTCGCGCTCGATGTCGACGAGCTCGAGGTCTCGCCGTGGGCGCTGCGCGAGGGCGTGCTGCTGCGATACATCGAGTCGCTCTCGTGGAGCGCCCCCTCCGCCTGA
- the coaA gene encoding type I pantothenate kinase, whose translation MSADDAAILAPAPSLYREIDRGDWARLAAGMSQPLSETEIVQIRGLGDRLDIAEVSQVYLPLSRLLSLYAKATKQLGAETSAFLGDADTTTPFVVAVAGSVAVGKSTIARLLRELMSRWPDTPRVELVTTDGFLYPNAELERRGIMARKGFPESYDRRALVSFLTEVKSGAPEVRAPFYSHMRYDIVPDAHTTVRRPDVVIVEGLNVLQPPAAPHDVAVSDLFDFSIYVDADPGHIAQWYVERFMALKTGAFANPSSFFNVFSHLSDEEAVTTALGYWNDINLPNLMENVLPTRGRASLVLQKAANHTVERVLLRKL comes from the coding sequence ATGTCCGCAGACGACGCAGCCATTCTCGCCCCGGCGCCCTCGCTCTACCGCGAGATAGACCGCGGCGATTGGGCGCGCCTCGCGGCCGGGATGTCGCAGCCGCTGTCCGAGACCGAGATCGTCCAGATCCGGGGGCTCGGCGACCGTCTCGACATCGCCGAGGTCTCTCAGGTCTATCTGCCGCTCTCGCGCCTCCTGTCGCTGTACGCCAAGGCGACGAAGCAGCTCGGCGCCGAGACCAGCGCGTTCCTCGGCGACGCCGACACGACGACGCCGTTCGTCGTGGCCGTCGCCGGCTCGGTCGCCGTCGGCAAGTCCACGATCGCCCGACTGCTGCGCGAGCTGATGAGCCGCTGGCCCGACACGCCCCGCGTCGAGCTCGTCACCACCGACGGCTTCCTCTATCCGAACGCCGAGCTCGAGCGCCGCGGCATCATGGCGCGCAAGGGGTTCCCCGAGTCGTACGATCGGCGCGCGCTCGTCTCGTTCCTCACCGAGGTCAAGAGCGGGGCGCCCGAGGTGCGGGCGCCGTTCTACTCGCACATGCGCTACGACATCGTGCCCGACGCCCACACCACCGTCCGCCGTCCGGACGTGGTGATCGTCGAGGGGCTGAACGTGCTCCAGCCGCCCGCCGCGCCGCACGACGTGGCGGTCAGCGACTTGTTCGACTTCTCGATCTACGTCGACGCCGACCCGGGGCACATCGCGCAGTGGTACGTCGAGCGGTTCATGGCGCTCAAGACCGGCGCCTTCGCCAATCCGAGCTCGTTCTTCAACGTCTTCTCGCACCTCAGCGACGAGGAGGCGGTGACGACGGCGCTCGGCTACTGGAACGACATCAACCTTCCGAACCTCATGGAGAACGTGCTTCCGACCCGCGGTCGGGCGAGCCTCGTCCTGCAGAAGGCGGCGAACCACACCGTCGAGCGCGTCCTCCTCCGCAAGCTCTGA
- the rimI gene encoding ribosomal protein S18-alanine N-acetyltransferase — protein MTLRAAVPGDLAAIMSLERASFPTDAWSDAMMREELSSPHGWYVVDEEAGRVLGYAGLRTVRGAKDADVQTIAIAEASRGRGRGRALLRALLEQAADRGVHEVFLEVRADNPVAQALYASEGFLEVGRRPRYYQPDDVDAVVMKLDVPGWGARRLASADDAGVCT, from the coding sequence ATGACGCTGCGCGCCGCCGTTCCCGGCGACCTCGCGGCGATCATGTCCCTCGAGCGGGCGTCGTTTCCGACCGACGCATGGTCCGATGCGATGATGCGCGAGGAGCTCTCGTCGCCGCACGGCTGGTACGTCGTCGACGAGGAGGCCGGCCGCGTCCTCGGGTACGCGGGGCTCCGCACGGTGCGCGGGGCGAAGGATGCCGACGTCCAGACCATCGCGATCGCCGAGGCATCCCGTGGCCGCGGCCGTGGCCGTGCACTCCTGCGAGCGCTGCTCGAGCAGGCGGCCGATCGCGGCGTGCACGAGGTGTTCCTCGAGGTCCGTGCCGACAACCCCGTTGCGCAGGCGCTCTACGCCTCGGAGGGCTTCCTCGAGGTCGGCCGGCGCCCGCGGTACTACCAGCCGGACGACGTGGACGCCGTAGTCATGAAGCTCGACGTGCCGGGCTGGGGCGCCCGGCGCCTCGCGTCGGCCGATGATGCGGGGGTGTGCACATGA
- the tsaE gene encoding tRNA (adenosine(37)-N6)-threonylcarbamoyltransferase complex ATPase subunit type 1 TsaE, translating into MEQLGEQIGGMLRPGDLVVLTGPLGAGKTTLARGIAAGLGVRGPVQSPTFVIARTHPSLVGGTPLVHVDAYRLGSPAELDDLDIDFEASAVVVEWGRGMVDGLRDHWWEIELDRDAPTRLEAPRDAPAARGEGVGTDGSGVDTACGTPSRAIEELDADTPRVVAISRRP; encoded by the coding sequence ATGGAGCAGCTCGGCGAGCAGATCGGCGGGATGCTGCGCCCTGGCGACCTGGTCGTGCTGACCGGACCGCTCGGTGCGGGCAAGACGACTCTCGCACGCGGGATCGCAGCGGGCCTCGGCGTGCGGGGTCCTGTCCAGAGCCCGACGTTCGTCATCGCCCGAACCCACCCTTCGCTCGTCGGCGGCACCCCCCTCGTGCACGTCGACGCCTATCGGCTCGGCTCACCGGCCGAGCTCGACGACCTCGACATCGACTTCGAGGCCTCGGCGGTCGTCGTCGAATGGGGCCGCGGGATGGTCGACGGTCTCCGCGACCACTGGTGGGAGATCGAGCTCGACCGTGATGCGCCCACGCGCCTGGAGGCCCCGCGCGACGCGCCGGCGGCGCGTGGAGAAGGCGTGGGGACGGACGGGAGTGGAGTGGACACCGCGTGCGGCACGCCCTCCCGCGCGATCGAGGAGCTCGACGCCGACACCCCGAGGGTCGTGGCGATCAGTCGCCGCCCGTAG
- the tsaB gene encoding tRNA (adenosine(37)-N6)-threonylcarbamoyltransferase complex dimerization subunit type 1 TsaB, with the protein MILGIDTSLGSAVAVVELDGIVRSQVESTDPRGHAEVIGVLIEQALAEASVTPADISHVAAGMGPGPFTGLRVGIAAARAFALARGIPVVPVVSHDAVAIELMLHDALTGGVDETADRPFAVVTDARRREFAFTVYRSFDDDGLPIREREPSLIPRDDLDALLERGAILRQDADRIPAGLLGLVAVRALEAHRDVGPADALYLRSPDVTMPGAPKKVGS; encoded by the coding sequence GTGATCCTCGGCATCGACACCTCCCTCGGCTCCGCGGTGGCCGTCGTCGAGCTCGACGGGATCGTGCGGTCGCAGGTCGAGAGCACCGACCCCCGCGGGCACGCGGAGGTGATCGGCGTCCTGATCGAGCAGGCGCTCGCCGAGGCATCCGTCACCCCAGCCGACATCTCGCATGTCGCCGCCGGAATGGGCCCCGGGCCGTTCACGGGTCTCCGGGTCGGCATCGCCGCCGCGCGCGCGTTCGCGCTCGCCCGCGGCATTCCGGTGGTGCCGGTCGTGAGCCACGACGCCGTCGCGATCGAACTGATGCTGCACGACGCGCTCACAGGAGGCGTCGACGAGACCGCCGACCGTCCGTTCGCCGTCGTGACCGACGCCCGACGGCGGGAGTTCGCGTTCACGGTGTACCGCAGCTTCGACGACGACGGGCTGCCGATCCGCGAGCGCGAGCCCTCGCTGATACCGCGCGACGACCTCGACGCTCTGCTCGAGCGCGGCGCGATCCTCCGCCAGGACGCGGACCGCATCCCGGCCGGCCTGCTCGGACTCGTCGCCGTGCGCGCCCTCGAGGCGCACCGCGATGTCGGCCCGGCCGACGCGCTCTACCTGCGGTCGCCCGACGTGACGATGCCCGGCGCTCCGAAGAAGGTGGGCTCATGA